Below is a genomic region from Campylobacter concisus ATCC 51562.
ATGCACTATCTTCGCACTTTCATCTTGCCATGGGCTAGTCTCTTTAAATTTAGTCGGTCCAAAAAGAGCCACAAGTGGCACTTTATAGGCAGCTGCGATATGCATAGGACCACTATCATTTGTCAAAAAGATGCCATTTTTTATAGAGCCTATAACCTCACAAAGCTCTTTTATGCTTGTTTTTCCAGCCAAATTTTCACATTTCATACCATTTTGTAAGAGCATTTGCTCGATTTCATTGCAGATCTCAAGCTCAGCTTTTGAGCCAGTGATCTTTACATCAAATTCATCTTTAAAATGCAGTGCAACCTCTGCAAAATAGTGCGGATACCACCTTTTAGCGCTTCCGTAGCTAGCACCTGGATTTAGCACGAGGAGCTTTTGTTCGCTTTTTTTAGCTTCATAATAAATTTTTAGTTCGTTTGAAATTTCTTTTAAATTTAGGCTTTGCTTTATGAAATTTAGATATTTTTGCACCTGATGCAAGCTCTCGCTACTCTTTTTAAAGCAAAATTTTTGCGTTGCTTTTAGAAAAAATAGCAAAAATTTACTAGCAAATGAGCTTCTAAAACTAATAGCGATATCAAATTTTCCAAGCTTTATAGCCGTTTTTATAAGGCTTAAATATCTTGAGTTTTGCTTTTTACTATCGTCAATGACTACTTTTTCGCACTTTGGATGTGATTTGTAAAGCTCACAGGCCACATAAGAGCCAAAAAATACAATATTTTTAGCATTTTTACTTAAATTTTCTATCGCCCCGCTCGCCATCACAGCATCTCCAAGCCAAGTTGGAAGCTCTATAAACACTCTCACTTTTACTCCAAATTTAGCACTTCGTTTATGAT
It encodes:
- the waaF gene encoding lipopolysaccharide heptosyltransferase II — protein: MRVFIELPTWLGDAVMASGAIENLSKNAKNIVFFGSYVACELYKSHPKCEKVVIDDSKKQNSRYLSLIKTAIKLGKFDIAISFRSSFASKFLLFFLKATQKFCFKKSSESLHQVQKYLNFIKQSLNLKEISNELKIYYEAKKSEQKLLVLNPGASYGSAKRWYPHYFAEVALHFKDEFDVKITGSKAELEICNEIEQMLLQNGMKCENLAGKTSIKELCEVIGSIKNGIFLTNDSGPMHIAAAYKVPLVALFGPTKFKETSPWQDESAKIVHLNLECMPCMKRVCPIKTHACMKELTPKIVIAEIELLRKKLNF